From the genome of Muricauda sp. SCSIO 64092, one region includes:
- a CDS encoding tetratricopeptide repeat protein: MRWNFQVIPFLFMGMVLFGTAQETQIFSHDNKQYQDALALYNNQQYQAAQSLFEQVKENTDDQEVQANSLYYAANAAIRLNQRGADKLMEDFVERYPTSTKRNSAFMDVADYYFETGKYPYALKWYKKVEESAMSRKDKARFNFNMGYSYYAANRPAEAERYFSRVSNSPKYGSQAKYYLGYIAYEQDDYDSANERFDKISDPAVLEEKLSYYQADLNFKLGNFETAIEMAEKQLSKSNRREISELNKIIGESYFNLEKYDEAIPYLKKYKGKRGKWSNTDFYLLGYSYYKQGDFQNAVGQFNKIIDGTNSVAQNAYYHLAECYLKLDQKTEALNAFRNASQMSFSPEIEKDASLNYARLSYEIGNPYEPVPEVMTDYLRKFPGDEHEEEIKNLLVDSFITSKNFAGAMELLEKNSGYAGKDTYQKVAFYRGVELFTDNAYSDALEAFEKSLKNAPEPIIRARSQYWRAESAYRLNRFDDALDGFREFQQNPTAKNVDEYGQLDYNLGYCYFKQKDYGNAVAAFKKASRSTGLDEVMKTDALMRLGDGHFVTSNYKSALNAYDAAAKVNGPERDYAAFQKAMCHGFLGNTSAKIDGLDQFVIRHPKSSLRDDALFELGNTHIKANNESRGLQTYDQLIDQFSRSKFAPQAMLRQGLVHYNASRNEQALGKLKGVVNTYPKSQEAKQAVATAKLVYVDMGRVSEYASWARNLDIVEVTDSELDDASFEAADRKYIEGKTGVAIRAFEDYLKEFPNGVHTLQANFTLAQLYFSKGEKEKALPRYTVVAERGSSEYSEQALTRVCEIYVGKTDYEKAIPFLEQLETLAEIPQNRTFAQSNLMKGYYERKDYQKTLAYAKKVLSASTIDNRIRSDAQIMIARSAIETGNEQLAETAFAEVKKIATGRIGAEAWYYDAYFKNKNGDYESSNTSVQKLAKDFAAYKEWGGKGLVIMAKNFYALEDAFQATYILESVTENFAEYPDIVAEAKGELSLIKSREAEINSSINPDNN, from the coding sequence ATGAGATGGAATTTTCAAGTCATTCCATTCCTTTTTATGGGAATGGTCCTTTTTGGCACTGCCCAGGAAACACAGATTTTTTCACACGACAACAAACAGTACCAAGACGCTTTGGCGTTGTATAATAACCAACAATACCAAGCTGCGCAGTCCCTTTTTGAACAGGTCAAGGAAAATACGGATGATCAGGAAGTCCAGGCCAATAGTCTCTACTATGCGGCCAATGCCGCCATTCGATTGAACCAAAGGGGGGCTGATAAATTGATGGAGGATTTTGTGGAGCGTTATCCTACCTCCACCAAGCGAAACTCCGCCTTTATGGACGTGGCCGATTATTATTTTGAAACGGGAAAATACCCTTATGCGTTGAAGTGGTACAAAAAAGTGGAGGAAAGCGCAATGTCCAGAAAGGATAAGGCACGTTTCAACTTCAATATGGGGTATTCCTATTACGCTGCCAACCGTCCGGCAGAGGCAGAACGGTACTTTAGTAGGGTTTCAAATTCACCTAAATATGGCTCCCAGGCAAAATACTACCTGGGATATATCGCGTACGAACAGGATGACTATGATTCGGCCAATGAACGTTTTGATAAGATCAGCGATCCTGCGGTGCTGGAAGAAAAGCTTTCGTACTATCAGGCGGACCTAAACTTTAAGTTGGGCAATTTTGAAACCGCCATTGAAATGGCCGAAAAGCAGCTGTCCAAATCCAACCGAAGGGAAATATCGGAACTGAACAAGATTATTGGGGAAAGTTATTTCAATCTGGAAAAGTATGACGAAGCCATTCCCTATTTAAAAAAATACAAGGGAAAACGCGGTAAGTGGAGCAATACCGATTTTTACCTTTTGGGATATAGCTACTACAAACAAGGTGATTTTCAAAACGCGGTAGGTCAATTCAACAAGATTATAGACGGAACAAATTCCGTTGCGCAAAATGCCTATTACCATTTGGCGGAATGTTATTTGAAATTGGACCAAAAAACAGAAGCCTTGAATGCCTTCAGGAATGCTTCGCAAATGTCGTTCAGTCCGGAAATCGAAAAAGATGCTTCCCTAAATTATGCCCGATTGAGCTATGAAATTGGAAACCCATACGAACCGGTTCCCGAGGTAATGACGGACTATTTAAGGAAATTCCCCGGGGACGAGCATGAAGAAGAGATTAAAAATTTGTTGGTGGATTCGTTCATTACCTCCAAAAATTTTGCCGGGGCCATGGAACTATTGGAAAAAAATTCCGGTTATGCCGGAAAGGATACCTACCAAAAGGTAGCATTTTACAGGGGGGTGGAATTGTTTACGGACAATGCGTATTCCGATGCTCTGGAAGCATTTGAAAAATCCTTGAAAAATGCACCAGAACCCATTATCAGGGCCCGTTCACAATATTGGAGGGCAGAATCCGCGTATCGTTTGAACCGTTTTGACGATGCCTTGGATGGATTTAGGGAATTTCAGCAAAACCCCACGGCCAAAAATGTGGACGAATACGGACAATTGGACTATAATTTAGGGTATTGCTATTTTAAACAAAAAGACTATGGCAATGCAGTGGCTGCATTTAAAAAGGCTTCGCGATCCACTGGTCTTGATGAGGTGATGAAGACCGATGCTCTAATGCGTTTAGGGGATGGCCACTTTGTGACCAGTAACTATAAATCCGCTTTAAATGCCTATGATGCCGCCGCTAAGGTCAATGGTCCCGAACGTGATTATGCCGCTTTTCAGAAGGCTATGTGCCATGGTTTTCTTGGGAATACTTCCGCAAAAATAGATGGACTGGACCAGTTTGTGATACGCCATCCAAAATCCTCCCTCCGGGACGATGCGCTTTTTGAACTGGGCAATACCCATATAAAAGCCAATAACGAATCACGGGGTTTGCAAACCTATGACCAGTTGATTGACCAATTTAGCAGGAGCAAGTTTGCTCCCCAAGCCATGCTGAGACAGGGATTGGTGCATTATAATGCGAGTAGGAACGAGCAGGCCTTGGGGAAATTGAAAGGAGTGGTCAATACCTATCCCAAATCACAGGAGGCCAAACAAGCCGTTGCTACGGCAAAGTTGGTCTATGTGGATATGGGAAGGGTCAGTGAATATGCGTCTTGGGCAAGAAATTTGGACATTGTTGAGGTGACGGACTCCGAATTGGATGATGCCAGTTTTGAAGCCGCCGACCGTAAATACATAGAAGGAAAAACAGGGGTTGCCATTCGGGCCTTTGAAGATTACTTAAAGGAATTTCCCAATGGCGTACATACCCTTCAGGCGAATTTTACCTTGGCACAGCTGTATTTTTCGAAAGGGGAAAAGGAAAAAGCGTTACCCAGATATACCGTGGTTGCGGAACGTGGTTCCAGTGAATATAGCGAACAGGCACTCACCAGGGTCTGCGAGATTTATGTGGGCAAAACCGATTATGAAAAGGCCATTCCGTTCTTGGAGCAATTGGAAACGCTTGCGGAAATCCCTCAAAACAGGACCTTTGCCCAGAGCAATTTAATGAAGGGCTATTATGAACGAAAAGACTATCAAAAAACCTTGGCCTATGCCAAAAAGGTACTGAGTGCCAGTACCATTGACAATAGAATACGAAGTGATGCGCAGATCATGATCGCCCGTTCTGCCATAGAAACAGGAAATGAACAATTGGCCGAAACGGCATTTGCGGAAGTGAAGAAAATTGCCACGGGTAGGATTGGTGCGGAAGCGTGGTATTATGATGCCTATTTCAAGAATAAAAATGGCGATTACGAAAGTTCCAATACTTCGGTACAAAAATTGGCGAAGGACTTTGCCGCCTATAAGGAATGGGGCGGTAAGGGATTGGTGATTATGGCCAAAAATTTCTATGCCCTTGAGGATGCATTCCAGGCCACTTATATTTTGGAAAGTGTTACCGAAAACTTTGCCGAATATCCGGATATCGTTGCCGAGGCCAAAGGAGAACTTTCCCTCATAAAATCCCGCGAAGCGGAAATCAATTCATCAATCAATCCAGATAATAATTAA
- the ppgK gene encoding polyphosphate--glucose phosphotransferase, whose amino-acid sequence MELLGIDIGGSGMKGALVNAETGEMVTERFRVPTPQSRKPDDMAQVIGQIIDHFNYRGPVGCGFPTVVKNGICKGYGNLDKSWVGVNVDELFTAATGREFTVVNDADAAGYASMNYGVGRGKQGLVIMITVGTGLGSGAFYNGELLANFELGQIPYKNYKKIELWAASSAKEREGLTYEKWAKRFNKFLKYVELIVAPDLIIVGGGISKKWDQYGHLINIETDVVQAELMNHAGIIGAAISCLREQHHGHLS is encoded by the coding sequence ATGGAATTATTAGGGATAGACATTGGGGGTTCTGGAATGAAGGGAGCCTTGGTAAATGCGGAAACGGGTGAGATGGTCACGGAACGCTTTCGTGTACCCACACCCCAAAGTCGAAAACCCGATGATATGGCCCAGGTTATAGGACAGATAATCGACCATTTTAACTATAGAGGTCCCGTGGGCTGTGGATTCCCTACCGTAGTTAAAAATGGTATCTGTAAAGGTTACGGCAATCTGGATAAGAGTTGGGTCGGTGTAAATGTCGATGAGCTTTTTACCGCAGCCACGGGGCGTGAATTTACCGTAGTCAATGATGCCGATGCTGCAGGATATGCCTCCATGAACTATGGGGTTGGTAGGGGAAAACAGGGCCTGGTCATTATGATTACCGTGGGTACGGGGCTTGGTAGTGGTGCTTTTTATAACGGTGAATTACTGGCCAACTTTGAATTGGGACAAATACCCTATAAGAACTACAAAAAAATTGAGTTGTGGGCTGCATCATCAGCCAAGGAAAGGGAAGGGCTTACTTATGAAAAATGGGCCAAACGCTTCAACAAATTCCTTAAATATGTGGAACTCATTGTTGCTCCGGATTTGATCATTGTTGGTGGGGGCATTTCCAAGAAATGGGACCAATATGGACATCTGATCAATATTGAGACCGATGTTGTTCAGGCCGAGCTTATGAACCATGCCGGAATCATTGGAGCGGCCATTTCCTGCCTAAGGGAGCAACATCATGGGCATTTGAGCTAA
- a CDS encoding SRPBCC family protein: MKIVKYIVLFLLIAIIGLAIYAAVQPNSYEVKRSRIIDVPVELVYNNVSDYKNWEAWGPWLEEDPSMTFSYGETTKGEGASYSWDGKDGKGSQKMTSAIPHESLTTELTFEGMGSASAFWKFDPNVEGTEVTWGMKADNVPYLFKFFGAISGGYDKMMGPMFERGLERLDSVMVIEAEAYNKMMSAWSLGEVSKVTVDKRNFIGYAHSSKMDQEAMSKLFQESMPKVGEYAVEQGLQYGEFTPGAIFTKWDETTGETDFMIGVFLKEAIKPAEDMQSMSFAKGTVVTVSKFGNYGTGDREAHLAIEEFMETHKMTMAGPVYELYVNDPTLVAPDKIQTDIYYPVE, translated from the coding sequence ATGAAAATTGTAAAATATATCGTATTGTTCTTATTGATTGCAATCATTGGTTTAGCAATATATGCAGCGGTTCAACCCAATTCTTATGAGGTAAAGAGGAGTCGTATTATCGACGTTCCGGTGGAACTTGTGTACAACAATGTAAGCGATTATAAAAATTGGGAGGCTTGGGGGCCCTGGCTTGAGGAAGACCCTAGCATGACCTTTAGCTATGGGGAAACCACAAAAGGTGAAGGTGCTTCCTATAGTTGGGATGGTAAGGATGGCAAGGGAAGTCAAAAAATGACCAGTGCCATACCCCATGAATCCCTTACCACCGAACTGACTTTTGAAGGAATGGGCAGCGCCTCCGCATTTTGGAAATTCGACCCCAATGTGGAAGGTACTGAGGTAACCTGGGGCATGAAGGCCGATAACGTGCCCTACCTATTCAAGTTTTTCGGTGCCATTAGCGGTGGCTATGATAAGATGATGGGGCCCATGTTCGAAAGAGGTTTGGAACGACTTGATAGCGTAATGGTCATTGAGGCCGAGGCGTACAACAAAATGATGTCTGCCTGGTCCCTGGGTGAAGTATCCAAGGTGACCGTTGACAAACGAAATTTCATTGGATATGCCCACAGCTCAAAAATGGATCAGGAGGCCATGTCAAAACTATTCCAGGAATCCATGCCCAAAGTAGGTGAATATGCTGTTGAGCAAGGGCTTCAATACGGGGAGTTCACCCCTGGGGCCATTTTTACCAAATGGGACGAAACCACTGGGGAGACCGATTTTATGATAGGGGTGTTTCTAAAGGAAGCCATTAAACCAGCGGAAGATATGCAATCCATGAGCTTTGCCAAAGGTACCGTGGTCACCGTTTCCAAATTCGGAAATTACGGAACTGGGGACAGGGAGGCACATCTGGCCATAGAAGAATTTATGGAAACACATAAAATGACAATGGCCGGACCCGTTTATGAACTTTATGTCAATGACCCTACCTTGGTTGCCCCTGATAAAATCCAGACCGATATCTACTATCCGGTAGAATGA
- a CDS encoding cell division ATP-binding protein FtsE, with protein sequence MPETIVKLQDVAIFQEENMVLSSVTLQVKKGEFVYVIGKTGSGKSSLMKTLYSDLPLKKGEGTVVDFNLKTLKEHDIPFLRRKLGIVFQDFKLLPDRNVNNNLKFVLKATGWTDTAKMDAKIEEVLDKVGMKTKGFKFPHELSGGEQQRVAIARALLNDPELILADEPTGNLDPQTSVEVMKVLQEINENGRTIIMATHDYALILKYPHKTIKCDGSKVFEVVQKAV encoded by the coding sequence ATGCCCGAAACGATAGTAAAACTACAGGACGTTGCCATTTTTCAAGAAGAGAACATGGTATTGAGCAGTGTCACCCTTCAAGTAAAAAAAGGGGAATTCGTCTATGTGATCGGAAAGACCGGAAGTGGCAAAAGCAGTCTTATGAAAACCCTTTACAGTGACCTGCCCCTAAAAAAGGGGGAAGGCACGGTAGTGGATTTTAACCTCAAAACACTTAAAGAGCATGATATCCCTTTTTTAAGAAGAAAACTGGGCATCGTATTCCAAGATTTTAAATTACTTCCCGATAGAAATGTCAATAACAATCTAAAGTTCGTGCTCAAGGCCACCGGTTGGACCGATACGGCTAAAATGGATGCGAAGATCGAAGAGGTTTTGGACAAGGTAGGCATGAAGACCAAAGGATTCAAATTTCCACATGAACTCTCCGGTGGGGAACAACAGCGCGTGGCCATCGCCAGGGCACTCCTCAACGATCCCGAACTAATTTTGGCGGACGAGCCTACGGGAAACCTAGATCCGCAGACCAGTGTGGAGGTCATGAAGGTGCTTCAGGAAATCAATGAAAATGGACGAACCATTATTATGGCCACACATGACTACGCACTGATCCTCAAATACCCACATAAGACCATTAAATGCGATGGTAGTAAAGTATTTGAAGTGGTACAAAAGGCTGTTTAA
- a CDS encoding GIY-YIG nuclease family protein — protein sequence MFKINHQYYVYILTNKKNGTLYIGISNDLERRIWEHRNKLVEGFTKKYSLNRLVYFEQYQYVNDAILREKRLKKWKRQWKINLIEEENPEWNDLAIDWFD from the coding sequence ATGTTCAAAATCAACCACCAATACTACGTTTACATTCTGACCAATAAAAAGAATGGAACCCTTTATATTGGGATAAGCAACGATTTGGAAAGAAGGATTTGGGAACATAGGAACAAATTAGTTGAGGGATTTACCAAAAAATACAGTTTAAATAGACTAGTCTACTTTGAGCAATACCAATACGTGAACGATGCCATTCTAAGGGAGAAAAGATTGAAAAAATGGAAACGGCAGTGGAAAATAAACTTAATCGAGGAAGAAAACCCTGAATGGAACGATTTGGCCATCGACTGGTTTGATTAA